CAGTCCGACGCCGACCACCCAGAAGTACAGCCGTGCGCCGGAGCGGTTGTGCACCGTGACCCGGTAGAGGTCACCGTCGTACAGGCGCTCGCCCGTGGGCTTGAGCAGGCGCCAGCCGCCGTTCCCCGTGGGCCGCCGGGCCTCGAACATGACGTCGAGTCCGGCGTCGAGGCGGCTCGCGTCCTGGGGGTCGCGCAGCCACCGCACGCGTTCGCCCCTGGCCAGCTCGTCCAGGAGGGCCGTCAGCCGGGAGGCGTCGGAATACGCCGGATCGGCCGGCCCGCGCGCGGGCTGCCCCTCGCGGTTCAGTACCACGGGCCTGCCGTCGCGGACCCGCACGACGGCGAAGGCCCCGTCCGCATCGGGTGTTTCCGCCAGGCGTGGCGAGCGGGCGAGTTCCTTGCGCAGTGCGTCGGCGAACGGCCCGGCGGCGTCGATCAGCACCTGCCGGCGGTCGTGCAGCCGTACGGCGACGGCGTACGAGCCGGGCGGCACCAGCGCGTTCGACAACTCGTCCACCGGTGACCGCGGAACCGCGGCGGGCGTCACGCGCAGCACCGCGTCGCCCGCGTGCATCTCCTCCACGGTCGCCGGTACGGACGTCTCCCGTTCCTCGTCGCGCGGAGTGCCGTCGGGGAACACCATCCTGACCTCGTCCTCGGGCCCGAGCCCGAACAGGGCCCCGCCCGGGACGCGGAACCGGCCCTCCCGCCGCAGCAGGGGAAGCCGCTCCGGCTCGGCGGGCTCCTCCAGGGAGAACGGCAGCCGCCCCGAGGGCCCGCCCGCGTCGGGCCGCTGGAGCACCTGCTGCTGCTTGATCCGGTCACGGGCCCGGGCCACCAGCACCGACCAGGTGACACGGCGGCCCGCGGTGGCGTCGAGCAGGTCGGCGAGGGCCGCCGTGAACACCCCCTGCCGGCCGGCCCCGGGGCGCAGTTCGGCCTCGTACGCCGAGCCGTGCTGCTCGCACGCCGTCAGCCGTACGACGTCCGGTACGAGCGAGTCGTCGGTGCCGGCCAGGAGTGCCGCGCGGGCGAGCGCCGCGTCCGGGGGAACACGTGGCAGCCGTACGGACTTCAGCGCCCACAGGCCCGATTCGTACGCCGCCTCCCGTACGGCTCCGCCCGAGTGACAGGAGTCGAGGACGCAGGTGACGTTGGGGGTGACGGCGGTGAGCGCGCGCACGGCCGCGGTGAGTTCCTCGGCGAGGTAGCCGCGGAAGTCGGTGGTGGTGCTCTCGCCCATGTCGACGGGCACCAGATACTGGAGTCCGTCCGACAGCCCGCCGTGCCCCGAGTAGTACACGACCACTCCGTCACCCGGCCGGACGGCGTGCCGCAGCCGGGCCAGTGCCTCCCTGATCCCCTCGTAGCGGGCCCGCTCCTTCGTACAGACGTCCACGTCGGTGAAACCGCGGTCCGTCAGCACGCGGCGCATCAGTTCGACGTCGGCGTGCACGCCGGTCAGACCGTAGGTCTGGGCGCCGATCAGTACGGCTCTCAAGGTCATCTCACACCCCCACATGGATGAAGGGCGCCCAGTAGTACGGGTGCCTCTCGGTCGCGGCCCGGCGCCGCACCGGTTCGGTGTCCCGGGACGGAACGGAGCATTCGCCGGGGGCCCACGAGCGGGCCCGGTGGCGCGGACCCGGGTCCGTCCCGGTGCGGTGGGCGAGAAGGCGGAACTCCTCGTCCCGTTCCGCACCGGACAGGGCGCGCACCTCGCGTTGTGCCAGGGCCAGCGCGGCGCCGACACGAGGGGCCGGATCGTGGACGAGATGCCGGTACATCCTGGTGATCACCAGACAGCCGACGCTGTCGTGCACCGGCCAGAGCGAGACCACCGTGTGCCGGGCACCGGTGATCAGGGCGGCCCGGGTGAGCCCCAGGACGTCGCCGCCCGCCGTGGCCCTGCCGCGCCCGGTGTCGCAGGCGGACAGTACGAGCAGTCGCGGACCGTGCGCGGCGGACAGCAGGTCGGCGAGGCCGAGGGCGTCATCGCCGGCCAGCGGCAACCGGCTGCGGTTCGGGGCGAGTTCGTCGACCAGTCCGTGAGCGGCGAGGTGCAGCACGTCGTGGCCGGGGGCCGCCGCCAGCACCTCGGCGCGGGTCGCCCCGGCGCCGGTCAGCAGTCGGCTGCGGGGCAGGAGCCGGGCGATCTCGGCGGTCTCGACGGCGGTGCCCGGAAGCGTCGGCAGTCCGCGGCGCGGATCAGTGGCGGGGGCACCCACCAGGAGTGCCCGGAGTTCGTTCCACGGCCGGTCCGGTTCCGGCGAGCGGCGCCGCGTGACCCCGGCCGCGGCGGGCAGGTACGAGACCTCGTGGGTGGCGCCCAGGACGTCGGCGTGCCAGGGCAGCGCGTGGAACGGCAGCAGGGCGAGCGTCGCGGGAGGCACCACGATCACCCGCGGGCAGTCCCTCAGCGGCGCGGCGAAGGGCCTCAGCAGCCACTCGGCGAGCCGGCGCCCGTCGGCCTCCGCAGGACCGCTGCCCGGTGCCGCCGCACACCAGTCACGGAAGCGGCGGGCGGTCGCCACCACGTCGTGGGCGAGCTTCCGGTGCTCGGGCGGACTCGTCACGTGCTCGAACAGCAGCCTCTCGCGGGTCATGGCCCAGCCGACCAGCGAGTCGCCGAAGAGGTGGTAGGCGAGCAGCACGGTGTCCGGGGGAAGCGCCTCGGCGACGGCTGCCGCGTCCGGCGGTTCACCGGCGCCGGCGGTGAGGGCGGCCGGAACCCGCCTCCGCACCACCGCCTCGGCGGCGTCCAGCGCCCGGTCCACCGCCCCGATGCGCATACGCCGCTCGGTCACCTGTGGCCGTGCCCCCTCGGACAGCCGCCCTCCGGCCTCCGCCGCCCGGCCTTCGGACGGACCTGCCGTCTCATGGCGGACGGCGCCCACGTGCTCCTCGAACTCCGCGGCCCACCGGACCTCGGCCGCCAGCCAGTTCCTGACGGCCGTACGGTCCTCCCGGTCCGTTCCCGCGGCGTCGAGGGCGCGGACGGCGCCGAGGAACCCCGCCCGGCCGCGCTCGGCCTGCGTGAAGGCGGCGGCGGGCGCGTCCCCGCCACCGGGCAGCAGCAGGGCGAGGGTGGCCGCGTGGTGGAGCCCGGCCGGTACCGGGTCGTCGGCGAAGGAGGCGCGCAGTGTGTCCCTGGCCAGCCTGAGCCGGTGTTCCTCGTACGCGGCGAGCCCACGCAGCGCCTGGTCGGCGGCGTCCCCGTAGGCGCCCTCGGCCAGAGCCAGCTCGGCGTGGAGGGCGGCCGATTCCCACGAGTGGTCGTCGCCGGTACCGACGACGCCGATACGCGGCACATGCCCACGCGCACGCCCGGGCCTGCCCAGCCGTGCCCAGAGACCGGCCGCCTGGACCGCCGGAAGCCGTGCCTCGACCGCTCGGACCTCGGCTCGGGCCGCCTTCCACCGGCCCAGATCGGCGAGGGCGGCGCAGCGCACGACGCTGCGGAAGAGCTCCTGCGGGATCTGCCCGGCCAGGACGACCGCCTCGTCGGCGAAGCGGTCCGCCTCCTCCTCCAGCCCCGCCGAACGGGACCGACGAGACCGGAACAGCGCCTCCTGGGCCGGGCAGGCCGCCAGATCGGAACGGAGGCCGTCGAGGATCTCCGCCAACGGCCCGTCCGCCGGGGCACCGGTGCCCGCCACCAGGAGCCCGCCGACGTCGAGTGCGCGTTCGATGCGTAGACGGGCGGCGGCCATCAGATCGGGATCCCGCAGCGCGGAGGCCTGGCTGTGGAAGATCTGGGCGCCCTGGATGACACCGAGGCAGTGCGTGATGTCGGGCGCCTCGCCCAGGTCGGTACAGCGCCGGATCCGTTCGAGGTGGTCTCGCTGCTCCAGGTCGGTGAGGACGACGGCGGCCAGCCGATGCCGCGCCTCCGCATAGGTGCCCGCCTTCGGCAGGGCCTCCCTGTCACCGGGGCCGCTGTCCCGGTCCGGGGCCAGCAGCCGCGCCAGCGACGTGGCACGGCCGCTGCGCGCGATGTACCCCTGCGCGCTCCAGGCATCCGCCCGGTCCTGGACCAGCCGGGCCAGCCCCCGCACCCACGACGCACTGCCGACCGTCCCGCCCCAGCCGACCACGACCGCTGCGACCTTGGCCTCTGTGCCGGACTCGATATCGATATCGGCATCGGCATCGGCATCGGTACTGGTACCGATATGTGTCTGGGCCTGGGCCCGGGTATCGATGGCGATCAGGTCCAGCGCCTGATGGACCCGGAGCAGCACGGCGCAGGCCCCGTCGCCGGCGGCCAGCGCCGCCGCCAGTGCCGCCGCCACGGTCGTACGGCATGCCTCCGTCTCTCCGCGGAGTCGGTGTACGTGCGCGAGACGCAGCAGTGCCGCGGCTCGTCCGCGCTGTGAGCCCGCCGCGCGATAGGCGGCTTCCGCCAGTCCGTACCGTTCGGCGGCCCGGTCCAGCTCCGGCGCGGACGGCGGGGTCGGCGGGACGACGCACTGCTCCGCCAGGCCCGGCGGCCCGAGTTCCCAGTCGCCCCTGAGGAGTTCGGCCAGACCGGTCGCGGCAGGACGCCGGGAGGCTTGCCGGAGCCCCGCGTGCAGCAGTGGGACAGCCGCCTCCCGGTCGCCTGCCCGGACCCGCAGATCCGCGGCCAGCAGGAGATGGCAGGCGGCGGCCTCCTCGTGGCCGGCCTCGGCGATCGGCTCGTACAGGCCGTCGTACCACTTCAGCGGTTCGTCGATGCCCTCCGAGACGTCCCATCCCGCGCCCTCGATCCGTGCTCCGTAGCGGGACGCACGCTCACGCGCGGCCTCGGCCGTCGTCGCGTGTCCCAATGTCATCCGCGCGGAGAGGAGGACGGGAATGAACTGTCCGGCGAGGTGCGTGCACAGCCGCAGCCGCTCGTCAGGGACGAGGACGGGCCCCGCGGATTCCGGAGTTCCGGGCTCGGCCCGTAACGGTGCGAGGTATCCGCCGGGCTGCCAGTCGGTGTCCATGGCGAGCGCGGCGGCCCGCATCGCGCGGGTGAGCGCCTGCGACGGCGGGCGACCGGGGCGGGCGGAGGCGGCAGCGGGCGGCAGCCCGCCCAGGACCGCCAGGGCCCGCTTCGGTTCCCCGGCGGCGAGCGCCGCCGCTGCCGCGAGCCAGGTGTCGAGGTGTTCTCGGTCGACGTCACCGCCGGAGGCGTCGGGCGGGCCGGCCACGCGGTCGCCGCCCCCGTACTCGGTCCACGTCCCGGCGGGATCGACACCCCGCTGCTCGGTGAGCAGGAGTGCGGCCAGCCGATCGACGCGGAATGATTCCCCCGGGCCTCCTGGGCCTCCGCCATTCATGATCTTGGCCATGATTCCCCCTCCCCCGGACACCGACGGTAACGGCGAACAACAGGGATGCGCCATGCCTGTTTCCTCGAAGTCAGGAAAAGGAAATTACCGGTCCACCATCTGGTCGATTACGAACAATTCCTGGCAGGCCGATAGGGCAGAAATCGCCTGCCCCAGCGGCGGACATCACCCCGAACCCACGAGCCGGACGCTTCCCACGCGGCCTTCCGACCATCACGCCGATTCGCTCCGCCATGGGTATCACGGACAGTGCGGACGGATTCCGCACTACGACCGGTTCTCCGAATACCCGATCCGCACCACTGCCGGTTCTCCGAATAACCGAATGGTTACCGACACCGGCCACCAGAAACCGGATTGCCCCGTCCACGCGACAGGGGGCTCGGACGGCACCCCCCACTCGGCGCTACACGAGGCGGATGACGCGCTTGCCGCGGGCGTGGCCGGTTTCGGTGGCTCGGTGGGCGTCCTGGATGTCGTCCAGGGGATAGACGCGCTCGATGACCGGGCGGAGGCCTTTCCTGTCGACGTGATCGGCGAGGGTTTGCCGGTCCGCGCGTCGGGAGCGGGCCATGAGGAGGCGTACGCGCGGGCCGGGCAGGACGACGCAGAGCAGGGCGAACGGTATGGCGCCGGCGGGAGCTCGTCGCGCTGCCCGGTGTCGGCCCCGAGACCCCGGCCGGCTGCCGACAGGCGCGGGTGACACCCCGGCCGGCTCCGATCCGGGGCGTCCTTCGCCCGCCTCTGCGGAGCCGCCCCGGTCCCGGCCAGGCCGCAGCCATGTGACGGTGCATCGGCGACCCGCCACGTACGGCGCAGGCAACGAAGCCCGCCGGTGATCTCCAGGAGAGCGCGAGCCCGCGAAACCGATCCGGGCACGACGCGCCCCCCTGTCGCCGCGCCGGACATCCGGCTACATGTTGATCATGTGGCCCGCGAGGCCGTGGACGGCTTCCTTGACCGCCTCGCCCAGGGTGGGGTGGGCGTGGACGTTGCGGGCGACCTCGTGGACGGTGAGATCCCACTGCTGGGCCAGAGTCAGCTCGGGCAGCAGCTCGGTGACGTCCGGGCCGATCAGATGACCTCCGAGGAGCTCGCCGTACTTGGCGTCGCTGATCAGTTTCACGAAGCCGCCCGCGTCGCCCAGGCCATGAGCCTTGGCGTTCGCGGTGAACGGGAACTTGGCCACCTTGACGTCGAAGCCCTTCTCCCTCGCCTGCGCCTCGGTGTAACCGAAACTGGCGATCTGCGGCTGGCAGAAGGTGGACCGCGGGATCATCACGTAGTCCAGCTCCATGGTCTCCGCGCCCGCGATCGTCTCGGCGGCGACCACTCCCATCGCCTCGGCGGCGTGCGCGAGCATCAGCTTCGCGGTGACGTCCCCGATGGCGTAGATGTGCGGTACGGAGGTGCGGCAGCGGCCGTCGACGTCGATCGCGCCGCGCTCGGTGACGCGCACGCCGGCGTTCTCCAGGCCGTAGCCGGTGACGTTCGGGGCGAAGCCGATCGCCTGCAGAACCTTGTCGGCCTCCAGGACCCGCTGGGTACCGTCCTTGCCGGTGACCGTGACACGCACCAGTGGGCCGGACTCGTCGATCGACTCGACCCGGGTCGACGTGAGGACGTCGATGCCCAGCTTCCGGTACTGCTTGGCCAGTTCGGCGGAGACCTCGGCGTCCTCCAGCGGCGCGATCCGGTCCAGGAACTCGACGACGGTGACCTTCACGCCGTAGTTGTGCAGCACGTAGGCGAACTCGACGCCGATCGCGCCGGCGCCCGCGATCACGATCGACCGCGGCAGATCCTCGGCCAGGATCTGCTCCTCGAACGTCACCACGCGCGACGTACGGCGGGTGCCGGGCAGCAGCTTCGGGGTGGCCCCTGCGGCGATGACGCAGTGGTCGAAGCCGATGGTGCGGGTGCTGCCTTCGAAGTCGGCCACCTGGAGCGTGTGCGGGTCGACGAACGTGCCACGGCCGCTGATCTCCGTGATCTTGTTCTTCTTCATCAGGTAGTGGACGCCCTTGACCCGGCCGTCCGCGACCTTCCTGCTGCGGCGGAAGGCCTCGCCGTAGTCGAAGGAGACCTCCCCGTCGACCTTGATGCCGAAGGTCTTCGCCTCGCGCGTGAAGATGTGCGCGAGCTCGGCGTTGCGCAGCAGGGCCTTGGTGGGGATGCAGCCCACGTTCAGACAGACGCCGCCCCAGTACTTCTCCTCGACGACCGCGACGCTCTTGCCCAGTTGGGCGGCCCGGATGGCGGCGACGTATCCGCCGGGGCCGGCGCCGAGTACGACGACGTCGAAATGCTCACCCTGCTCGTCCATGGACTGTTCCTTTCCGCTGGGGCGGCCGACCTCCGACGGTGCGTCGGCCCACTCCCGATCGAACAACCTGTTCCGTTCACCGATCCAACAGCGCCGGCTTGCGCCACCGCCCGCCTCGGCACACCCCTACGGCTGAGTATATAAATATAAACTCAAACTCGGTTAGAATCGCCCCATGGATGCGTGGACCGAAGTTCTCCAGGACACCGGCATGGACCCCCGACTGGACCGGGACACGTCCAACTGCTCGATCGCGCGAACTCTTGAGATCGTGGGCGAGAAGTGGACGATCCTGATCCTGCGTGAGGCGTGGTACGGCTCGTCCCGGTTCGGGGACTTCGAACGCGTCCTGGGCTGTCCTCGTAACCTGCTGGCGACGCGGCTCCGGATGCTGGTGGAGGAAGGGATCCTCGCGACCGAGACATACAAGGAGCCCGGTTCGCGAAGCCGGCCGAAGTACGTGATCACCCCGAAGGGCATGGATCTGGTGCCCGCCGTGATGGGGCTGCTGCAGTGGGGTGACCGTTACCGCGCCGACCCGGAGGGGCCGGCGGTGGTGGCTCGGCACCGCGAGTGCGGCGCGCACGTCGACGTCCGGATTCGCTGCGAGCGAGGTCACTCCGTACAGGTGAAGGACATCGAGAGCGTGCCCGGCCCGGCCTTTCGCATGAGGTCGTCCGAGTGAGCCGAGGACTCCCTCCGTCAGCCTTCCGTCTGCCGGCCGTCCTGTGAGGGAAGTGGTGCCCCTCAGCCGGCCGAGGGCCGGCCCGAGGGGCACGCTGTCCGAAGGAGGGCCCCCGGCCACGGTGTGACGGCTCCGCGCCGGGCACGAGCCCGGGAAGCGGGACAGACCGCCGAGGGGCGGCCCCCGCCGTGACCGGCCGGGCCGCCAGAAGATCCACTGCAAGGCGAGGTGCTCGGTGAGCGTGCCGCCGATGAGCGGTCCGGTGGCGACGGGGATACCGCCGGCCACGCCCCAGACCCCCAGACCCCCAGGGCCGCGCCGCTCGGCCGGGACGGCGGCCGACAGCAGGGTGAGTGTCAGGGGCGTCACGATGGCGGCCCCGAGGCCCTGCACCGCTCGGGCGGCGATGAGTTCGTTCATCCCCGGTGCGAGCGCGGCGGCGGCCGAGGCGGCGGTGAAGATGCCGAGCCCGACGGCGAACAGTCTCCGGCGGACGGACCGGCGCGTATGCGGGGGCGGACACGCTCAGGACAGCGGCGGCCGTCCGCCGAGCGACGCACGTCGCCAGTTGGGGGTGCGGTCCTTGTCGACCAGGGCCGCGCGGACGCCCTCCAGGAAGTCCGGCGTACGGATCGTCGTGCGCGTGAGGAGCAGTTCGGCGGCGAGGCACTCGCGCAGCGTGTACTGCCTGCCCCGGGCCAGCAGGGCGTGGGTGATCTCCAGGCTCTGCGGTGAGGCGGACTCCAGTGCGGCCGACGCGGCTGCCGCCCAGGGGGTGTCGAGGCGGCGCAGGCGTTTCTCGATCTCACCGAGGGTCGGCGCGCCGAACGCCCAGTCCACGTCCCCGCGTGCCGCCGCCAGCCCGCCGCCCGTCACCGGGGAACGGCCGGCGAGGCGTTTCAGTACGACGTCCACCGGGTCGCCGGGGTTGTCGGCCAGGGCGTCCCCGACCGCGTCGAGCCCGTCGGCGGGGACGAAGTGCGTGGCCACCCCCGCGTACAGCGCGTCGGCCGCGTCGAGCCGGTGCCCGGTCAGTCCCAGATACATGCCGATCGCGCCGGGCAGCCTCGGCAGGAAGTAGCTGGCCCCGACGTCCGGGAAGAACCCGATCCCGGTCTCCGGCATCGCCAGCACCGCGCGCTCGGTGACGACGCGGAAGCCGCCGTGGACGGACAGACCGAGACCGCCGCCCATGCACAGGCCGTCGATCAGCGACACGACCGGCACGGGATACTCGGCGATCCGGGCGTTGAGCCGGTACTCGGAGGCGAAGAACCGTTCACTGGCCCCGGCGTCCCCGGCGAGGCTGTGCTCGCGGATCGTACGGATGTCTCCGCCGGCGCAGAACGCCTTCGCGCTGGTACTGGCGATCAGCACGGCGGACAGCGAGGCGCCCTCCCACACGGCGAGCACCTGGTCGATGGCGGCGACCATGCCCGTCGTCAGGGCGTTGAGCGCTTTGGGCCGGTTCAGCAGGATGCGGCCGACGCCCCGATGGACGTGGGCGAGAACCGCGTCCGCCGCGGTGTCGGTCATCGGGCGTCGCCTCGCCGTCCGTGCGGACCTGCTGTCATGGCCATCACGTTCCTTACTCGCCGGGGGTCAGGCGTAGGTCTGCGCGTAGAGATCCTGGATCTCGTCCACGGTGGGTACGACGGGGTTGTTGGCGGGCGATCCGGACGCGAGCGCCTGCTCGGCCATGTGGGGCGCCAGGCGGAACCACTCGTCCTCGTCGATGCCGTGGGCTTTCGGGGTGGGCACCTCAAGATCCTGGCACAGGGCCCGGAGCGCCTCCACGAGCCGGTCGGCGGCCAGGTCCCGGCCTGCCCCCGCCTTCTCCTCGACGAACGTCTTCGCCCGGCTCGAAGCCACCCGGCAGGGAGCCGGCATCCGCGTCCTGTAGGCCTTCCTGACCCCGCGGACGGGACCGCGCCGACTGCTCCCCGACGAGGTCGACATCCGGCTCCCCATCACCCTGACCGTCCGCCGCGAGGCGGTGACCGCCTGGGTCCGGGGCCGACCGCGCTTCAGCGAGGCAGCAGGAGGCCGACCTGCCTCCGGATGTCCTGCACGAGCTCCTCGACGCTCAGGCCGATGTTCACGCTCACCGCCATGCTGAGGAACATCACGGCGGACACGATGTGCGCCAGCGTCGCGGCGTCGCCCTCCGTGACCCGTTCGTCCCGGCGCAGCGCGGCGGCCATGGCCTCCTCGGTCTGCGCGACGATGGCGAGTGCCGCGCCGTGCCGGGGCTCCTCGGGGTCGCCGAAGACCATCTCTCGCAGGTAGGTGCGTCCGTTGTCGATCTGGACGCGGTTGCACTCCACGATCGGCCGGACGATCGCCATCACCGCGTCCAGCACTCCCGGGACGCTCTCGGCGTCCGCCCGGCCCCGCTCAAGCGCTTCGACGTACTTGGCGTTCTGGACAAGGAGGAGGAGTTCGCCCTTGGTCTTGGCGTAGAGGAACAGGGTCCCGGTGCCGATGTCGGCCTTGTCGGCGATCTGCTGGGTCGTGACCTCGTCGACGCCGTGCTCGGAGAACAACTCGGTGGCGGCGGCGACGATGCGGTCGAACTTCTCCTGCTTGTTCCGCTCGCGCCGTCCGACCGACCGGGGGGCGACAGACATGGCGGTTTCCTCCAGGAGTAGATTCTGACTGTAGTCAGTTATGATTACGATCGTTACCGCGTGGGCTCGGATACGGCTGTGCTCATTCTCCCACGGCAGGGCGAGGAGACATTGCTCCATCCGTGCAGAGCCACGCACCTCACATCCCCCTGGAACGAAGGAACACCCATGCCCTCCCTCGATGGAGCAGTCGTCCTCGTCACCGGCGCCAATGGCGGTATCGGCACCCACTTCGTCCACGACGCCCTGGCTCGCGGCGCCGCCAAGGTCTACGCCACCGCCCGTTCCCCCCGCGCCTGGGACGACGAACGCATCGTCCCCCTGACCCTCGACGTCACCGACCCCGCGTCGGTCGCCGGGGCCGTCGCCGCCGCGCCGGACGTCACCGCGCTCGTCAACAACGCGGGCGCCACCCCGCCGAGCGCGAGCCTGCTGGACGTCACCGAGGCGGACATCCGGGCGAACATGGAGACGAACTTCTTCGGACCGGTCCTCCTCGCCCGCGCCTTCGCCCCGATCCTCGCCGCCAAGCAGGGCTCGATCCTCAT
The DNA window shown above is from Streptomyces sp. NBC_01451 and carries:
- a CDS encoding enoyl-CoA hydratase/isomerase family protein, yielding MTDTAADAVLAHVHRGVGRILLNRPKALNALTTGMVAAIDQVLAVWEGASLSAVLIASTSAKAFCAGGDIRTIREHSLAGDAGASERFFASEYRLNARIAEYPVPVVSLIDGLCMGGGLGLSVHGGFRVVTERAVLAMPETGIGFFPDVGASYFLPRLPGAIGMYLGLTGHRLDAADALYAGVATHFVPADGLDAVGDALADNPGDPVDVVLKRLAGRSPVTGGGLAAARGDVDWAFGAPTLGEIEKRLRRLDTPWAAAASAALESASPQSLEITHALLARGRQYTLRECLAAELLLTRTTIRTPDFLEGVRAALVDKDRTPNWRRASLGGRPPLS
- a CDS encoding iron-containing alcohol dehydrogenase is translated as MPAPCRVASSRAKTFVEEKAGAGRDLAADRLVEALRALCQDLEVPTPKAHGIDEDEWFRLAPHMAEQALASGSPANNPVVPTVDEIQDLYAQTYA
- a CDS encoding SDR family oxidoreductase gives rise to the protein MPSLDGAVVLVTGANGGIGTHFVHDALARGAAKVYATARSPRAWDDERIVPLTLDVTDPASVAGAVAAAPDVTALVNNAGATPPSASLLDVTEADIRANMETNFFGPVLLARAFAPILAAKQGSILIDVHSVASWYAFGGAYSASKAALWSATNSLRIELAPKGVHVTGVHMGYVDTPMAAHADGPKMLPTQLVTAVYDAVEAGAYEVLADELTQGVKAALSGPVEALYPDLRGTNA
- a CDS encoding TetR/AcrR family transcriptional regulator, with the protein product MSVAPRSVGRRERNKQEKFDRIVAAATELFSEHGVDEVTTQQIADKADIGTGTLFLYAKTKGELLLLVQNAKYVEALERGRADAESVPGVLDAVMAIVRPIVECNRVQIDNGRTYLREMVFGDPEEPRHGAALAIVAQTEEAMAAALRRDERVTEGDAATLAHIVSAVMFLSMAVSVNIGLSVEELVQDIRRQVGLLLPR
- a CDS encoding winged helix-turn-helix transcriptional regulator codes for the protein MDAWTEVLQDTGMDPRLDRDTSNCSIARTLEIVGEKWTILILREAWYGSSRFGDFERVLGCPRNLLATRLRMLVEEGILATETYKEPGSRSRPKYVITPKGMDLVPAVMGLLQWGDRYRADPEGPAVVARHRECGAHVDVRIRCERGHSVQVKDIESVPGPAFRMRSSE
- a CDS encoding zinc-binding dehydrogenase → MARSRRADRQTLADHVDRKGLRPVIERVYPLDDIQDAHRATETGHARGKRVIRLV
- the lpdA gene encoding dihydrolipoyl dehydrogenase; translation: MDEQGEHFDVVVLGAGPGGYVAAIRAAQLGKSVAVVEEKYWGGVCLNVGCIPTKALLRNAELAHIFTREAKTFGIKVDGEVSFDYGEAFRRSRKVADGRVKGVHYLMKKNKITEISGRGTFVDPHTLQVADFEGSTRTIGFDHCVIAAGATPKLLPGTRRTSRVVTFEEQILAEDLPRSIVIAGAGAIGVEFAYVLHNYGVKVTVVEFLDRIAPLEDAEVSAELAKQYRKLGIDVLTSTRVESIDESGPLVRVTVTGKDGTQRVLEADKVLQAIGFAPNVTGYGLENAGVRVTERGAIDVDGRCRTSVPHIYAIGDVTAKLMLAHAAEAMGVVAAETIAGAETMELDYVMIPRSTFCQPQIASFGYTEAQAREKGFDVKVAKFPFTANAKAHGLGDAGGFVKLISDAKYGELLGGHLIGPDVTELLPELTLAQQWDLTVHEVARNVHAHPTLGEAVKEAVHGLAGHMINM
- a CDS encoding CHAT domain-containing protein, encoding MAKIMNGGGPGGPGESFRVDRLAALLLTEQRGVDPAGTWTEYGGGDRVAGPPDASGGDVDREHLDTWLAAAAALAAGEPKRALAVLGGLPPAAASARPGRPPSQALTRAMRAAALAMDTDWQPGGYLAPLRAEPGTPESAGPVLVPDERLRLCTHLAGQFIPVLLSARMTLGHATTAEAARERASRYGARIEGAGWDVSEGIDEPLKWYDGLYEPIAEAGHEEAAACHLLLAADLRVRAGDREAAVPLLHAGLRQASRRPAATGLAELLRGDWELGPPGLAEQCVVPPTPPSAPELDRAAERYGLAEAAYRAAGSQRGRAAALLRLAHVHRLRGETEACRTTVAAALAAALAAGDGACAVLLRVHQALDLIAIDTRAQAQTHIGTSTDADADADIDIESGTEAKVAAVVVGWGGTVGSASWVRGLARLVQDRADAWSAQGYIARSGRATSLARLLAPDRDSGPGDREALPKAGTYAEARHRLAAVVLTDLEQRDHLERIRRCTDLGEAPDITHCLGVIQGAQIFHSQASALRDPDLMAAARLRIERALDVGGLLVAGTGAPADGPLAEILDGLRSDLAACPAQEALFRSRRSRSAGLEEEADRFADEAVVLAGQIPQELFRSVVRCAALADLGRWKAARAEVRAVEARLPAVQAAGLWARLGRPGRARGHVPRIGVVGTGDDHSWESAALHAELALAEGAYGDAADQALRGLAAYEEHRLRLARDTLRASFADDPVPAGLHHAATLALLLPGGGDAPAAAFTQAERGRAGFLGAVRALDAAGTDREDRTAVRNWLAAEVRWAAEFEEHVGAVRHETAGPSEGRAAEAGGRLSEGARPQVTERRMRIGAVDRALDAAEAVVRRRVPAALTAGAGEPPDAAAVAEALPPDTVLLAYHLFGDSLVGWAMTRERLLFEHVTSPPEHRKLAHDVVATARRFRDWCAAAPGSGPAEADGRRLAEWLLRPFAAPLRDCPRVIVVPPATLALLPFHALPWHADVLGATHEVSYLPAAAGVTRRRSPEPDRPWNELRALLVGAPATDPRRGLPTLPGTAVETAEIARLLPRSRLLTGAGATRAEVLAAAPGHDVLHLAAHGLVDELAPNRSRLPLAGDDALGLADLLSAAHGPRLLVLSACDTGRGRATAGGDVLGLTRAALITGARHTVVSLWPVHDSVGCLVITRMYRHLVHDPAPRVGAALALAQREVRALSGAERDEEFRLLAHRTGTDPGPRHRARSWAPGECSVPSRDTEPVRRRAATERHPYYWAPFIHVGV
- a CDS encoding caspase family protein; translated protein: MTLRAVLIGAQTYGLTGVHADVELMRRVLTDRGFTDVDVCTKERARYEGIREALARLRHAVRPGDGVVVYYSGHGGLSDGLQYLVPVDMGESTTTDFRGYLAEELTAAVRALTAVTPNVTCVLDSCHSGGAVREAAYESGLWALKSVRLPRVPPDAALARAALLAGTDDSLVPDVVRLTACEQHGSAYEAELRPGAGRQGVFTAALADLLDATAGRRVTWSVLVARARDRIKQQQVLQRPDAGGPSGRLPFSLEEPAEPERLPLLRREGRFRVPGGALFGLGPEDEVRMVFPDGTPRDEERETSVPATVEEMHAGDAVLRVTPAAVPRSPVDELSNALVPPGSYAVAVRLHDRRQVLIDAAGPFADALRKELARSPRLAETPDADGAFAVVRVRDGRPVVLNREGQPARGPADPAYSDASRLTALLDELARGERVRWLRDPQDASRLDAGLDVMFEARRPTGNGGWRLLKPTGERLYDGDLYRVTVHNRSGARLYFWVVGVGLSGRTALVTNDQPSGYPTEPWSARTTAPVRVYWPPDVPEQGPRPETVHLIVGDRPMDLGGLTSREARDRSARTADPALGALLQEVWEGVRDQRMDGGEDFHYRVRTVHAQALPRTWEAGT